One region of Triticum aestivum cultivar Chinese Spring chromosome 6B, IWGSC CS RefSeq v2.1, whole genome shotgun sequence genomic DNA includes:
- the LOC123136058 gene encoding probable pyridoxal 5'-phosphate synthase subunit PDX2 codes for MAAVVGVLALQGSYNEHMAALRRIGAKGVEVRKAEQLLGIDSLIIPGGESTTMAKLANFHNLFPALREFVGTGKPVWGTCAGLIFLANKAVGQKTGGQELVGGLDCTVHRNFFGSQLQSFETELSVPMLAEKEGGSHTCRGVFIRAPAILEVGQDVEVLADCPVPAGRPSITITSGEGLEDQVYSKDRVIVAVRQGNILATAFHPELTSDSRWHRLFMDMDKESQAKALAALSLSASSNDADVGSKNKGPDLPIFE; via the exons atggcggcggtggtcggcgtCCTCGCGCTGCAGGGCTCCTACAACGAGCACATGGCCG CGTTGAGGAGGATCGGGGCCAAGGGGGTGGAGGTGCGGAAGGCGGAGCAGCTGCTTGGCATCGACTCGCTCATCATCCCCGGCGGCGAGAGCACCACCATGGCCAAGCTCGCCAACTTCCACAACCTC TTTCCTGCACTTCGAGAGTTTGTCGGCACAGGAAAACCCGTATGGGGAACCTGTGCTGGGCTCATCTTCCTTGCAAACAAGGCAGTAG GACAGAAAACAGGAGGCCAGGAGCTTGTTGGTGGACTAGATTGTACTGTCCACCGTAACTTTTTTGGTAGCCAG CTTCAAAGCTTCGAAACAGAACTTTCAGTGCCAATGCTTGCagagaaggaaggagggagtcATACATGCCGTGGCGTATTTATACGAGCACCTGCTATCCTAGAAGTAGGCCAGGATGTTGAAGTATTAGCCGATTGCCCTGTTCCTGCTGGCAGACCCAGCATTACAATAACATCTGGCGAGGGTTTGgag GACCAAGTGTACTCCAAAGATCGGGTCATTGTTGCAGTACGGCAAGGGAACATCCTTGCCACCGCATTCCACCCAGAGCTAACATCAGACTCTAGATG GCATCGCCTCTTCATGGACATGGACAAAGAATCTCAAGCAAAGGCCTTGGCCGCGCTATCGCTATCTGCGTCCTCAAACGATGCAGACGTTGGGTCGAAGAATAAGGGTCCTGATCTACCCATTTTTGAGTAG